Proteins encoded in a region of the Streptomyces akebiae genome:
- a CDS encoding ABC transporter permease, which yields MSHSTVPRSRAGAKTPETTPVESDEATGSSARPPSGSDGRAGKLALRLRFRRDRTLILMTLPAVLLILVFNYIPILGNVVAFQDYDPYLSENGFIAIFQSPWVGVEQFERIFADSAFWHAVQNTFVLFFLQLVLFFPIPILLALLINSIVRPRIRAVAQAIMYLPHFFSWVLVVTVFMQIFGGAGVIAQTLRRHGYDGFDLMTNPEIFKYLVTVEMIWKDAGWGIIVFLAALSSVSHDLYEAAAMDGAGRWRRMWHITLPALRPVIALLLVLRVGDALTVGFEQLLLQRQAVGVDASDVLDTYVWWNGIRNQDFSYAAAAGLVKGVVGLALVLTANKVAHLMGEQGVYKK from the coding sequence GTGTCCCACAGCACGGTGCCCCGGTCGAGGGCCGGGGCCAAGACCCCCGAGACGACCCCGGTGGAGTCCGACGAAGCCACCGGATCCAGCGCCCGGCCCCCGTCCGGGAGCGACGGACGCGCGGGCAAGCTGGCCCTTCGCCTCAGGTTCCGGCGCGACCGCACGCTGATCCTGATGACGCTGCCGGCCGTCCTGCTGATCCTGGTCTTCAACTACATACCGATTCTCGGCAATGTGGTCGCCTTCCAGGACTACGACCCGTACCTCAGCGAGAACGGCTTCATCGCCATCTTCCAGAGCCCCTGGGTCGGCGTCGAGCAGTTCGAACGGATCTTCGCGGACTCGGCCTTCTGGCACGCGGTGCAGAACACCTTCGTGCTGTTCTTCCTCCAGCTCGTGCTGTTCTTCCCCATCCCGATCCTGCTGGCGCTGCTCATCAACAGCATCGTCAGGCCCCGGATCCGGGCGGTCGCCCAGGCGATCATGTACCTGCCGCACTTCTTCTCCTGGGTCCTCGTCGTCACCGTGTTCATGCAGATCTTCGGCGGGGCCGGCGTCATCGCGCAGACGCTCCGCAGGCACGGCTACGACGGCTTCGACCTGATGACCAACCCGGAGATCTTCAAGTACCTGGTCACGGTCGAGATGATCTGGAAGGACGCCGGCTGGGGCATCATCGTCTTCCTCGCCGCGCTCTCCTCCGTTTCGCACGACCTGTACGAGGCCGCCGCGATGGACGGCGCGGGCCGCTGGCGGCGCATGTGGCACATCACCCTGCCCGCCCTGCGCCCGGTGATCGCCCTGCTGCTGGTGCTGCGGGTCGGCGACGCCCTCACCGTCGGCTTCGAACAACTGCTTCTGCAACGGCAGGCGGTGGGTGTCGACGCCTCCGACGTCCTCGACACCTACGTGTGGTGGAACGGCATCCGCAACCAGGACTTCAGCTACGCCGCCGCGGCGGGACTCGTCAAGGGCGTGGTCGGCCTCGCGCTGGTCCTGACCGCCAACAAGGTCGCCCATCTCATGGGTGAGCAGGGGGTGTACAAGAAATGA
- a CDS encoding carbohydrate ABC transporter permease, translating to MSALVEKAAPVDERPTVPKPSRWAAPPRPSWEEEPAKAGLAGKGIALGFACFAILFPLWIVIVTSLQTKKTIDEAGGLVVVPKGITFIAYQELLSGGQVQTAALVSVGVTVVGTLFSMTVSVLCAYGLSRVGSLGHRWILMTLLATMFFGAGLIPTYLLVQGLGLTDTYLALILPSAVSVFNILVLRSFFMGISPELIDSARIDGAGDWRILWQIVMPLSRAVLAVIALFYAVGYWSAWFNASIYLTDQDMMPLQNVMIQLVQKQERPVGLSAQINTGQLSPLAIQMAVMVMALLPVAVLSPFVQKHFKKGMLTGAVKG from the coding sequence ATGAGCGCACTCGTCGAGAAGGCGGCCCCGGTCGATGAGCGGCCGACTGTGCCGAAGCCGAGCCGCTGGGCCGCGCCGCCCCGCCCGTCCTGGGAGGAGGAACCCGCCAAGGCGGGCCTCGCGGGCAAGGGTATCGCCCTGGGCTTCGCCTGCTTCGCGATCCTCTTCCCCCTGTGGATCGTCATCGTCACCAGCCTCCAGACGAAGAAGACCATCGACGAGGCGGGCGGGCTGGTCGTCGTCCCCAAGGGCATCACCTTCATCGCCTACCAGGAACTCCTCAGCGGCGGCCAGGTCCAGACGGCCGCGCTGGTCAGCGTCGGGGTGACGGTGGTCGGCACGTTGTTCAGCATGACCGTCTCGGTCCTGTGCGCCTACGGCCTCTCCCGCGTCGGCTCGCTCGGCCACCGGTGGATCCTGATGACGCTGCTCGCCACGATGTTCTTCGGCGCGGGTCTCATCCCGACGTATCTGCTGGTCCAGGGCCTCGGACTCACCGACACCTACCTCGCGCTGATCCTCCCCAGCGCGGTGAGCGTCTTCAACATCCTGGTCCTGCGCTCGTTCTTCATGGGCATCTCGCCGGAACTCATCGACAGCGCCCGCATCGACGGCGCCGGCGACTGGCGCATCCTGTGGCAGATCGTGATGCCGCTGTCGAGGGCCGTCCTCGCGGTCATCGCCCTCTTCTACGCGGTCGGCTACTGGAGCGCCTGGTTCAACGCCTCCATCTACCTCACCGACCAGGACATGATGCCGCTGCAGAACGTCATGATCCAGCTCGTCCAGAAACAGGAACGCCCGGTCGGCCTCTCCGCCCAGATCAACACCGGCCAACTCTCCCCGCTGGCCATCCAGATGGCGGTCATGGTCATGGCCCTGCTCCCCGTCGCCGTGCTCTCCCCCTTCGTCCAGAAGCACTTCAAGAAGGGCATGCTGACCGGCGCGGTCAAGGGCTGA
- a CDS encoding extracellular solute-binding protein, translating to MTPNSATSAAPSRRSFLASTAVAAAAVAGGVPLLSACGGSQEGRKEGTTSGKDAQKILPTFVASSVVAPDIPAKNGAPAGFTTAIATADLKTSVPKKLGSGGKLKVMSPFWGTPPKGDNPYYTAMNEAVGVDVTWQNQDGVTYDQKLGAVLASSDIPDVVVVPGWNLMGKIPSAINAKFADLGPYLSGDKVKDYPNLAAVPSEAWQRGIFGGQLRAIPFPAPYVTDIAPMYRRDIFKEKGYSVPTSPDEFLSWAKEATDAKSKVWACDDMKWTAFNVYGVFPGSDKALWWNLVDGKLVNRVETEEYLEALEWTRKLYAADVVHPDAVSGKAGGDARNRFTAGQSLVFNGNISAWWGSVSEQATQNSDFDMAAFDIFGPDGGDPALWAVQPANIFTFVSKKATEQQIKDFLALCNYCAAPYGTKEFMLTAYGVEGTDYEMKKGLPVKTTAGVNEVNGAYDYTGNPAPYTAYPDFPEVTKGMVEWMQRMGAFTKKTSFFGLTVTEPNRWANLADNFEQLEDDVVRGRKKISDVQQAVSDWKSKGGDGLRDWYKKLLDDTGSAN from the coding sequence ATGACGCCGAACTCCGCCACCTCCGCCGCGCCCAGCCGGAGAAGCTTCCTCGCCTCCACGGCGGTCGCCGCCGCCGCAGTGGCGGGGGGTGTGCCGCTGCTGTCCGCCTGCGGCGGCTCGCAGGAAGGCCGCAAGGAGGGCACGACGTCGGGCAAGGACGCGCAGAAGATCCTTCCGACGTTCGTCGCGTCGAGCGTCGTGGCGCCCGACATCCCGGCGAAGAACGGCGCGCCCGCCGGCTTCACCACGGCGATCGCGACCGCCGACCTGAAGACCTCGGTCCCGAAGAAGCTCGGCAGCGGTGGCAAGCTCAAGGTCATGTCCCCGTTCTGGGGCACCCCGCCCAAGGGCGACAACCCGTACTACACGGCGATGAACGAGGCCGTCGGTGTCGACGTCACCTGGCAGAACCAGGACGGCGTCACCTACGACCAGAAACTCGGCGCGGTCCTCGCCTCCAGCGACATCCCGGACGTCGTGGTCGTCCCCGGCTGGAACCTGATGGGCAAGATACCGAGCGCCATCAACGCCAAGTTCGCCGACCTCGGCCCCTACCTCTCCGGCGACAAGGTCAAGGACTACCCGAACCTCGCGGCCGTCCCCAGCGAGGCCTGGCAGCGCGGCATCTTCGGCGGTCAGCTGCGCGCGATCCCGTTCCCCGCGCCGTACGTCACCGACATCGCGCCCATGTACCGCCGGGACATCTTCAAGGAGAAGGGGTACAGCGTCCCGACGAGCCCCGACGAGTTCCTGTCCTGGGCGAAGGAGGCCACCGACGCCAAGTCGAAGGTGTGGGCCTGCGACGACATGAAGTGGACGGCGTTCAACGTCTACGGCGTCTTCCCCGGCAGCGACAAGGCGCTGTGGTGGAACCTGGTGGACGGCAAGCTGGTCAACCGCGTCGAGACCGAGGAGTACCTCGAAGCGCTGGAGTGGACGCGCAAGCTCTACGCGGCCGACGTGGTCCACCCGGACGCGGTCTCCGGCAAGGCGGGCGGCGACGCCAGGAACCGGTTCACCGCCGGTCAGTCCCTGGTCTTCAACGGCAACATCTCCGCCTGGTGGGGCTCGGTCTCCGAACAGGCCACCCAGAACAGCGACTTCGACATGGCCGCGTTCGACATCTTCGGCCCCGACGGCGGCGACCCCGCCCTGTGGGCGGTCCAGCCCGCCAACATCTTCACCTTCGTCAGCAAGAAGGCGACCGAGCAGCAGATCAAGGACTTCCTCGCCCTCTGCAACTACTGCGCCGCCCCTTACGGCACCAAGGAGTTCATGCTCACCGCCTACGGCGTCGAGGGCACGGACTACGAGATGAAGAAGGGCCTGCCGGTCAAGACCACCGCCGGTGTCAACGAGGTCAACGGCGCCTACGACTACACCGGCAACCCGGCGCCGTACACCGCCTACCCCGACTTTCCCGAGGTCACCAAGGGCATGGTCGAGTGGATGCAGCGCATGGGCGCCTTCACCAAGAAGACCTCGTTCTTCGGGCTGACCGTCACCGAGCCCAACCGCTGGGCCAACCTGGCCGACAACTTCGAGCAGTTGGAGGACGACGTCGTGCGCGGGCGCAAGAAGATCAGCGACGTCCAGCAGGCGGTGTCCGACTGGAAGAGCAAGGGCGGCGACGGTCTGCGCGACTGGTACAAGAAGCTGCTCGACGACACCGGTTCGGCGAACTGA
- a CDS encoding sialidase family protein, with the protein MRTPQPTRRTVLAGTAAAAALTTLPALTAQAHAAGVQGGSTAGGYRWRNAVIGGTGFITGVLFHPARRGLAYARTDIGGAYRWDDRKARWTPLTDHLGWDDWNLLGVEAIALDPAHPDRVYLALGTYAQSWAGNGAVLRSDDRGATWTRTDLTVKLGANEDGRGAGERLLVDPRDSDTLWLGTRHDGLLRSTDRGATWASATGFPATPSGSGQGVTLLVAAGRTVYAGWGDADGTSATANLYRTTDGTTWEAVPGRPTGTAAKVPIRAAYDRHTRELYVTYANAPGPNGQSDGSVHKLRTTTGKWTEVTPVKPGGTTTDGGADTFGYGGVAVDARRPGTVVVSTNNRWAEIDTLFRSTDGGRTWTSLKDSAVLDVSETPYLKWGADKPKFGWWIQALALDPYDSKHLVYGTGATLYGTRDLKNWAPRIRGLEETSVRQLISPPVGQAHLISGSGDIGTMYHERLTASPSRGMASNPVFGSATGLAQASAKPSYVVRTGWGDHGNGARSDDGGRTWAPFAAQPDIAKDAPGPIAVNADGSALLWSFVHWDGTKYAAHRSADHGATWAEVSTFPKGATPVADPADPARFYAYDTDTGTLYASTDSGRSFTARATGLPKGDSQFKLVAAPGRTGDLWLSAKTNGLYRSTDAGVTFSKVDSCWASHTLGFGKAADGADYPAIYQVGSTESITAVYRSDDGAKTWTRINDDAHQWGWTGEVVVGDPRVYGRVYLATNGRGIQYGEPV; encoded by the coding sequence ATGCGCACCCCCCAGCCGACCCGCCGCACCGTACTCGCCGGTACCGCAGCCGCCGCGGCCCTCACCACTCTCCCCGCACTGACAGCCCAGGCTCACGCCGCCGGGGTGCAAGGCGGCTCCACCGCCGGGGGCTACCGCTGGCGCAACGCCGTGATCGGCGGCACCGGCTTCATCACCGGCGTCCTCTTCCACCCGGCGAGACGCGGCCTCGCCTACGCCCGCACCGACATCGGCGGCGCCTACCGCTGGGACGACCGCAAGGCCCGCTGGACCCCGCTGACCGACCACCTCGGCTGGGACGACTGGAACCTCCTCGGCGTGGAGGCCATCGCTCTCGACCCCGCCCACCCGGACCGCGTCTACCTCGCCCTCGGCACCTATGCCCAGTCCTGGGCCGGCAACGGCGCCGTCCTGCGCTCCGACGACCGCGGCGCCACCTGGACCCGTACCGACCTCACCGTGAAGCTCGGCGCCAACGAGGACGGCCGGGGCGCGGGCGAGCGGCTCCTCGTCGACCCGCGCGACAGCGACACCCTGTGGCTCGGCACCAGGCACGACGGCCTGCTCAGGTCGACGGACCGGGGTGCCACCTGGGCGTCCGCGACCGGCTTCCCGGCGACCCCGAGCGGCTCCGGCCAGGGCGTCACCCTGCTCGTGGCCGCGGGCCGCACCGTGTACGCCGGCTGGGGAGACGCGGACGGCACCTCCGCGACGGCGAACCTGTACCGCACCACCGACGGCACCACCTGGGAAGCCGTCCCCGGCCGCCCGACCGGCACCGCCGCGAAGGTCCCGATCCGCGCCGCGTACGACCGGCACACCCGCGAGCTGTACGTGACGTACGCGAACGCCCCCGGCCCCAACGGCCAGTCCGACGGCAGTGTGCACAAGCTCCGCACCACCACCGGCAAGTGGACCGAGGTGACCCCGGTGAAGCCGGGCGGCACCACGACCGACGGCGGCGCCGACACCTTCGGCTACGGCGGGGTCGCCGTCGACGCACGCCGCCCGGGCACGGTGGTCGTGTCCACCAACAACCGCTGGGCCGAGATCGACACCCTGTTCCGGTCCACGGACGGCGGCCGCACCTGGACGTCCCTCAAGGACTCCGCCGTCCTGGACGTGTCCGAGACCCCCTATCTCAAGTGGGGCGCCGACAAGCCGAAGTTCGGCTGGTGGATCCAGGCGCTCGCCCTCGACCCGTACGACTCGAAGCACCTCGTCTACGGCACCGGCGCGACCCTCTACGGCACCCGGGACCTGAAGAACTGGGCCCCGCGGATCCGGGGCCTGGAGGAGACGTCGGTACGCCAGCTGATCTCGCCCCCGGTCGGGCAGGCGCACCTGATCAGCGGCAGCGGGGACATCGGCACGATGTACCACGAGCGGCTCACCGCGTCCCCCTCGCGCGGCATGGCGTCGAACCCCGTGTTCGGATCGGCGACGGGGCTCGCGCAGGCCTCGGCGAAGCCCTCGTACGTGGTCCGCACCGGCTGGGGCGACCACGGCAACGGCGCCCGCTCGGACGACGGGGGCCGGACCTGGGCGCCCTTCGCGGCCCAGCCCGACATCGCCAAGGACGCGCCGGGACCGATCGCCGTGAACGCCGACGGCAGCGCGTTGCTGTGGTCCTTCGTGCACTGGGACGGCACGAAGTACGCGGCCCACCGTTCCGCCGACCACGGCGCGACCTGGGCCGAGGTCTCCACCTTCCCGAAGGGCGCCACGCCGGTCGCCGACCCGGCCGACCCGGCGCGCTTCTACGCCTACGACACCGACACGGGAACGCTGTACGCCAGCACGGACAGCGGCCGTTCCTTCACGGCCCGGGCGACCGGACTGCCGAAGGGGGACAGTCAGTTCAAGCTGGTCGCGGCCCCCGGACGCACCGGCGACCTGTGGCTGAGCGCGAAGACGAACGGGCTGTACCGGTCCACCGACGCAGGAGTGACCTTCTCGAAGGTCGACAGCTGCTGGGCCTCGCACACCCTCGGCTTCGGCAAGGCCGCCGACGGCGCAGACTACCCGGCGATCTACCAGGTCGGCTCGACGGAGAGCATCACCGCCGTCTACCGCTCCGACGACGGCGCGAAGACCTGGACCCGTATCAACGACGACGCCCACCAGTGGGGCTGGACCGGCGAGGTCGTCGTCGGCGATCCGCGCGTGTACGGCCGTGTGTACCTGGCCACGAACGGGCGGGGCATCCAGTACGGGGAGCCGGTCTGA
- a CDS encoding glycoside hydrolase family 3 C-terminal domain-containing protein: MTAQTTPTPPFRDPQLPLAKRIDDLLQRLTLDERIAFLHQFAPAVDRLGVAAFRTGQEALHGVAWMGPATVFPQAVGLGATWNEDLVRRVGEAVSTETRAMRARDDRVGLNVWSPTVNLLRHPLWGRNEEGYSEDPKLTSAIATAYTRGLRGDHPTYWRTAPVLKHWLAHNNETDRSTTSSSVRPRVLHEYDLRAFRETVEAGAVAGVMPAYNLVNGRPNHVSPHLAAHLRRWTDEHLLVCSDAGAPSNLVDSEHYFTTHEEATAASLRAGVDSFTDHGTESSTMIGRIRGALDKGLLTEDDIDRAVRRQLSVRFRLGEFDADADPYAGLTDFDTPAHRTLAREAAEQAVVLLKNEGDLLPLAADARIAVVGLLADECKLDWYSGTLLHRSTPLEGLYDRFGAERVTFAEGVDRVRLRTLSTGAFVSVPQAAEAADEVRGAQGALDPALLAGRTDLPPLTTDTEGTELALVDWGGGVLTFRAPDGRYLSVADDGYLRASADQPGGWVVQETFRLEPSGSHANGHLLKHTGTGRYVTVGADGVKVADENPETFELMVVQPGEEAVTRVAAEADVVLVVAGNDPHINGRETEDRTGLALPAHQERLLRAARAANPNTALVLVSAYPYAVDPADLPAVLWTAHGGQAAGTALARVLAGDVSPGGRLPQTWYASDSDLPDLLDYDVIGGRQTYLYFEGTPLFPFGHGLSYAEFAYGNLVTHLGEDALTVSFTVTNTGAVTADEVAQLYARAADPSVPRPRRELLGHRRVTLAPGASTELTFRLPLSVLEFWDVAHGTWHLEPGAYELLAGASSEDIRLRTTVTVEGTPVAPRPVVTHGLDAADFDEQRATEIVDRTKVSGDAVTPADGGLGELLFQNCDFGAGITGIEVDVSGEGTVEFSLIGGPVLATLTLDRPTGDPYAYTTLRTGVAAAGVHDVHLKLRGPLRLAHVGFSG; encoded by the coding sequence GTGACCGCACAGACGACGCCCACGCCGCCTTTCCGCGATCCGCAGCTGCCGCTCGCGAAGCGCATCGACGATCTGCTCCAGCGGCTCACCCTGGACGAGAGGATCGCGTTCCTGCACCAGTTCGCCCCCGCAGTCGACCGGCTGGGAGTGGCCGCGTTCCGCACCGGCCAGGAGGCCCTGCACGGCGTGGCCTGGATGGGCCCGGCGACGGTGTTCCCGCAGGCCGTGGGCCTCGGCGCGACCTGGAACGAGGACCTCGTCCGCCGCGTCGGCGAGGCCGTCTCGACCGAGACCCGCGCGATGCGCGCCCGCGACGACCGCGTCGGCCTCAACGTCTGGTCCCCCACCGTCAACCTGCTGCGCCACCCGCTCTGGGGCCGGAACGAGGAGGGCTACTCCGAGGACCCGAAGCTGACCTCGGCGATCGCCACCGCCTACACCCGCGGCCTGCGCGGCGACCACCCCACGTACTGGCGCACGGCCCCCGTGCTCAAGCACTGGCTGGCGCACAACAACGAGACCGACCGCTCCACCACCTCCTCCTCGGTCCGCCCGCGCGTCCTGCACGAGTACGACCTGCGCGCCTTCCGCGAGACCGTCGAGGCGGGCGCGGTCGCCGGCGTCATGCCCGCGTACAACCTGGTCAACGGCCGCCCCAACCACGTCTCGCCCCATCTGGCCGCGCACCTGCGCCGCTGGACCGACGAGCATCTGCTGGTCTGCTCGGACGCGGGCGCGCCGTCGAACCTCGTCGACTCCGAGCACTACTTCACCACGCACGAGGAGGCGACCGCCGCCTCGCTGCGCGCCGGGGTCGACAGCTTCACCGACCACGGCACGGAGAGTTCGACGATGATCGGCCGCATCCGGGGCGCCCTGGACAAGGGCCTGCTGACCGAGGACGACATCGACCGAGCGGTCCGCCGTCAGCTCTCGGTCCGCTTCCGCCTCGGCGAGTTCGACGCCGACGCCGACCCGTACGCGGGCCTCACGGACTTCGACACCCCGGCCCACCGGACCCTCGCCCGGGAGGCCGCCGAGCAGGCGGTCGTCCTGCTGAAGAACGAGGGCGACCTGTTGCCGCTCGCGGCCGACGCCCGGATCGCCGTCGTCGGGCTGCTCGCCGACGAGTGCAAACTCGACTGGTACAGCGGCACCCTGCTGCACCGCTCCACGCCGCTCGAAGGGCTGTACGACCGCTTCGGCGCCGAGCGCGTGACGTTCGCGGAGGGCGTGGACCGCGTACGCCTGCGGACGCTGTCCACCGGCGCCTTCGTCTCCGTACCCCAGGCCGCCGAGGCCGCCGACGAGGTGCGCGGTGCGCAGGGCGCCCTCGACCCGGCGCTCCTGGCCGGCCGCACCGACCTTCCGCCGCTCACCACGGACACGGAGGGCACCGAACTGGCCCTCGTCGACTGGGGCGGGGGCGTCCTCACCTTCCGCGCCCCCGACGGCCGCTATCTCTCGGTCGCCGACGACGGTTACCTGCGCGCCTCGGCGGATCAGCCGGGCGGCTGGGTCGTCCAGGAGACGTTCCGCCTGGAGCCCTCCGGATCCCACGCGAACGGTCACCTCCTCAAGCACACAGGGACGGGCCGGTACGTCACTGTCGGCGCCGACGGCGTGAAGGTTGCCGACGAGAATCCGGAAACCTTCGAACTCATGGTCGTCCAGCCCGGTGAGGAGGCCGTGACCAGGGTCGCCGCCGAGGCCGACGTGGTCCTCGTCGTCGCGGGCAACGACCCGCACATCAACGGCCGCGAGACCGAGGACCGCACCGGCCTCGCGCTCCCCGCCCACCAGGAGCGCCTGCTGCGCGCGGCCCGCGCCGCCAACCCGAACACCGCGCTGGTCCTGGTCTCGGCCTATCCGTACGCGGTGGACCCCGCCGACCTGCCCGCCGTCCTGTGGACCGCGCACGGCGGCCAGGCCGCGGGCACCGCCCTGGCCCGCGTCCTCGCCGGCGACGTCTCCCCCGGCGGCCGCCTCCCGCAGACCTGGTACGCCTCCGACTCCGACCTGCCCGACCTCCTCGACTACGACGTGATCGGCGGCCGTCAGACGTATCTCTACTTCGAAGGCACCCCGCTCTTCCCGTTCGGCCACGGCCTGTCGTACGCGGAGTTCGCGTACGGAAACCTGGTCACCCACCTCGGCGAGGACGCCCTGACGGTCTCCTTCACCGTCACCAACACGGGTGCGGTGACCGCCGACGAGGTCGCCCAGCTGTACGCCCGCGCCGCGGATCCGTCGGTCCCCCGCCCCCGCCGCGAGCTGCTCGGCCATCGCCGGGTCACCCTCGCTCCCGGCGCCTCGACGGAACTGACCTTCCGGCTCCCGCTGTCCGTCCTGGAGTTCTGGGACGTGGCCCACGGCACCTGGCACCTGGAGCCCGGCGCGTACGAACTCCTCGCCGGCGCGTCGAGCGAGGACATCCGTCTCCGTACGACCGTCACCGTCGAGGGCACACCCGTGGCTCCGCGCCCGGTCGTCACGCACGGCCTGGACGCGGCGGACTTCGACGAACAGCGCGCCACGGAGATCGTCGACCGCACCAAGGTGTCGGGCGACGCGGTGACACCGGCGGACGGCGGCTTGGGTGAACTGCTCTTCCAGAACTGCGACTTCGGCGCGGGGATCACCGGGATCGAGGTGGATGTGTCCGGGGAGGGCACCGTCGAGTTCTCCCTGATCGGCGGTCCGGTCCTCGCGACGCTGACGCTGGACCGCCCCACCGGCGACCCGTACGCGTACACCACGCTGCGCACCGGCGTGGCGGCCGCGGGCGTCCACGACGTCCACCTGAAGCTGCGCGGCCCACTGCGGCTGGCGCACGTCGGCTTCTCCGGTTGA
- a CDS encoding beta-galactosidase, with the protein MRQQPGPSLADATRGRILFGGDYNPEQWPEETWHEDVRLMKEAGVNSVTLGVFSWAKLEPRPGAREFGWLDRLMDLMHTGGIGVVLATPTSSPPPWMGRLHPETLPRDENGQIEWWGSRQHFSHSSDTYRRHAAAITEDLAARYGDHPALTMWHINNEYCTYDWGDEAARTFRAWLQRKYGTLDALNEAWGTAFWSQGYDGWHEILPPRRAHYMRNPAQVLDFKRFTSDMLLECYVMERDIVRRHTPHLPVTTNFMPMWVGQDAWRWAEEEDVVSVDIYPDPRDPLGAQHGALVQDMTRSQAGGGPWMLMEQAAGPVNWRGVNHPKPRGLNRLWSFQAVARGADAVCYFQWRQSRQGAEKFHSGMVTHAGEQGRTYQEVRRLGRELAAVGHEVTGHHIDTDIAVLFDWNSWWAGDQDGRLSSEVDLPQVVRSWHRALWEENLTTAFAHPEHDLSAYRLVVVPQLYLLTDAAVDNLLAYVRGGGTLVSGFLTGVADEDDRVRPGGMDARLRDLFGIRTLHEWWPLDAGEEVECDGARGVFGGTLWSEEIETADADEVVPYKGGELDGLPAVLRKGRAWYVSTLPEPAELRRLLGRVAADAGVRPALAGLPDGVEAVRRGEVLFVLNHGRDEVTVDVPGTHRDLLTGATVTGPLSLGRHGVAVLKPSP; encoded by the coding sequence ATGCGGCAGCAGCCGGGCCCGTCCCTGGCCGACGCCACCCGTGGCCGCATCCTTTTCGGAGGTGACTACAACCCCGAGCAGTGGCCCGAGGAGACGTGGCACGAGGACGTACGGCTGATGAAGGAGGCGGGCGTCAACTCCGTCACCCTCGGCGTCTTCTCCTGGGCGAAGCTCGAACCCCGGCCCGGGGCAAGGGAGTTCGGCTGGCTGGACCGGTTGATGGACCTGATGCACACAGGCGGCATCGGCGTCGTCCTCGCCACCCCCACCTCCTCCCCGCCGCCGTGGATGGGGCGTCTGCATCCCGAGACCCTCCCGCGCGACGAGAACGGCCAGATCGAGTGGTGGGGCTCGCGGCAGCACTTCTCGCACTCCAGCGACACCTACCGCCGTCACGCCGCAGCCATCACCGAGGATCTAGCCGCCCGCTACGGCGACCATCCGGCCCTCACGATGTGGCACATCAACAACGAGTACTGCACCTACGACTGGGGCGACGAGGCGGCGAGGACCTTCCGGGCGTGGCTCCAGCGGAAGTACGGGACGCTGGACGCGCTCAACGAGGCCTGGGGCACGGCCTTCTGGAGCCAGGGCTACGACGGCTGGCACGAGATCCTCCCGCCGCGCCGCGCCCACTACATGAGGAACCCCGCCCAGGTGCTCGACTTCAAACGCTTCACGAGCGACATGCTCCTGGAGTGCTACGTCATGGAGCGCGACATCGTCCGCCGGCACACCCCGCACCTGCCGGTCACCACCAACTTCATGCCGATGTGGGTGGGCCAGGACGCGTGGCGGTGGGCCGAGGAGGAGGACGTCGTCTCGGTCGACATCTACCCGGACCCGCGTGACCCGCTCGGCGCGCAGCACGGGGCCCTGGTCCAGGACATGACCCGCTCGCAGGCGGGCGGCGGCCCCTGGATGCTGATGGAGCAGGCGGCGGGACCCGTCAACTGGCGCGGTGTCAACCACCCCAAGCCCCGTGGACTCAACCGTCTGTGGTCCTTCCAGGCCGTCGCCCGGGGTGCGGACGCCGTCTGCTACTTCCAGTGGCGGCAGTCCCGCCAGGGCGCCGAGAAGTTCCACTCCGGCATGGTCACTCACGCGGGAGAGCAGGGTCGTACCTACCAGGAGGTGCGGCGACTCGGCCGGGAACTGGCCGCCGTCGGCCATGAGGTGACTGGTCATCATATCGACACCGACATCGCCGTGCTGTTCGACTGGAACTCCTGGTGGGCCGGCGACCAGGACGGCCGGCTGTCGTCCGAGGTCGATCTCCCCCAGGTCGTACGCTCCTGGCACCGCGCCCTCTGGGAGGAGAACCTCACCACCGCCTTCGCCCACCCCGAGCACGATCTCTCCGCCTACCGCCTCGTCGTCGTACCGCAGCTCTACCTGCTCACGGACGCGGCCGTGGACAACCTGCTCGCATACGTACGAGGCGGCGGCACCCTCGTCAGCGGCTTCCTGACCGGCGTCGCCGACGAGGACGACCGGGTACGCCCCGGCGGCATGGACGCCCGGCTCCGCGACCTCTTCGGTATCCGCACCCTGCACGAGTGGTGGCCGCTGGACGCGGGGGAGGAGGTCGAGTGCGACGGCGCCCGGGGCGTCTTCGGGGGGACGCTGTGGTCCGAGGAGATCGAGACGGCGGACGCGGACGAGGTGGTCCCCTACAAGGGCGGCGAGCTCGACGGCCTTCCGGCGGTGTTGCGGAAGGGACGCGCCTGGTACGTCTCCACGCTGCCCGAACCGGCCGAACTGCGCCGGCTGTTGGGGCGGGTCGCGGCCGACGCCGGGGTCCGGCCGGCTCTGGCCGGACTGCCCGACGGGGTCGAGGCGGTACGGCGCGGTGAGGTGCTGTTCGTGCTCAACCACGGCCGCGACGAGGTCACCGTCGACGTGCCCGGCACCCATCGCGACCTGCTGACGGGGGCGACCGTCACCGGACCGCTGTCGCTCGGCCGGCACGGCGTGGCGGTACTGAAGCCGTCACCATGA